A genomic window from Quercus lobata isolate SW786 chromosome 10, ValleyOak3.0 Primary Assembly, whole genome shotgun sequence includes:
- the LOC115964585 gene encoding uncharacterized protein LOC115964585 — MGFKRKLPTSLLDLIKGQPGKDVPGKPQSKLPPPPPQPQPAQTRSSSTQSQPSSPWSRLPPPSQSTLPPRPEPADPKRKRASKGKEPMDGGKSRSSREEDEALRASKQLKIEHQGQEKEAATQSEPQAWVPAPMLHEEPFMGNASLKDFRGGEGTYVVYSLERSLLLPTDMAELGNLRRQEVFLSIKRYLGMAVQATFRLEEDAKEQSRFLELKCDKHLDATRTLKNSKADLSKLKIAKEQITDLKKKLAEAEGAKNVAEWARDEALRAKAEAEFARTEVESSKEKVEEEAYDLGVVETQATLKAQVPGVENVYYPLAIRETAPANSEAKVAPEETETTQPEAALAITALDEPAKESELPRATKTNEGSNPKAPQKIAESTVNAQAFHVEEPALSVQPL; from the exons ATGGGTTTTAAGAGAAAACTTCCAACCAGCTTGCTCGACCTAATTAAGGGCCAACCGGGGAAGGACGTGCCAGGGAAGCCACAATCcaaacttcctcctcctccacccCAGCCTCAGCCTGCTCAGACCAGGTCATCTTCCACCCAATCGCAACCATCATCTCCTTGGTCCAGACTTCCTCCTCCTTCCCAGTCGACTCTGCCTCCTCGGCCCGAACCCGCCGATCCGAAAAGGAAGAGGGCTTCCAAAGGCAAGGAGCCCATGGATGGGGGTAAATCTCGCTCCTCTCGGGAGGAAGATGAAGCCTTACGAGCttcaaaacaattgaaaatcGAGCACCAGGGCCAAGAAAAAGAGGCCGCCACTCAGTCCGAGCCCCAGGCCTGggttcctgccccaatgctccacGAGGAGCCATTTATGGGCAACGCCTCCCTCAAGGACTTCCGAGGGGGTGAAGGCACCTATGTGGTCTACTCGTTGGAAAGGTCCCTGCTACTTCCCACCGATATGGCCGAGCTGGGGAATTTGAGGAGGCAGGAGGTCTTTCTCAGCATCaagagatacttgggcatg GCTGTTCAGGCCACTTTTAGGTTAGAAGAGGATGCTAAGGAACAGAGCAGGTTCCTGGAGCTCAAGTGTGACAAGCACTTGGATGCTACGCGGACCCTTAAAAACTCCAAGGCCGATCTCTCGAAA CTGAAGATTGCCAAGGAGCAAATCACTGATCTAAAGAAGAAGTTGGCCGAGGCAGAGGGGGCTAAGAACGTCGCGGAGTGGGCCAGGGATGAAGCCTTGAGGGCTAAGGCAGAGGCAGAGTTCGCCAGGACGGAGGTCGAGAGCTCCAAGGAAAAAGTCGAGGAGGAGGCTTATGACTTGGGAGTGGTCGAGACCCAAGCCACTCTCAAGGCTCAAGTACCTGGG GTGGAGAATGTATACTACCCTCTGGCCATCCGAGAAACTGCCCCCGCTAACTCCGAGGCTAAGGTTGCTCCTGAGGAGACTGAGACTACTCAGCCTGAAGCTGCTCTAGCCATAACTGCTCTTGATGAGCCAGCCAAAGAGAGTGAGCTTCCTAGGGCGACCAAAACAAATGAAGGCTCAAATCCTAAAGCACCCCAGAAGATTGCAGAGTCTACAGTTAATGCTCAGGCCTTTCATGTCGAGGAGCCAGCCCTCTCAGTTCAGCCCCTCTAG